AATGTCATATGGTTTTGTTATTTAGGTCATTATCTTTTCAGATTTTTTTATACTATGATTATATTATAGAGAAAAGTTAAAGGAGGGTCTTGCTTTGGTAGTTGAAATAAAGAATATAGTGAAGCGTTATAAGGAGGATTTGGCAGTTGACAATGTAAGCTTGTCTATAAAAGAGGGAGAGGTATTTGGGTTGCTAGGACCAAATGGAGCAGGAAAAACAACAACAATTAATGCTTTAATGGGATTAACTAAAATAGACAAGGGGGAAATCCTAGTATTTCAGAAAAATATTAATAAATTTAGTAATGAGATTAAAAAAGAAATAGGTATAGTACCTCAAGATATAGCCATATATACAGATTTGACAGTTTATGAAAATATAATATTTTTTGCAAAGCTTTATGGACTTAGAGATAGCTTACTGAAAGAAAGAGCGGAAGAGGTTATAGAGTTTACAGGACTGCAAGATAAGAAAAAGGCATTTGCAAGAAATCTTTCTGGAGGAATGAAAAGAAGATTAAATATCGCCTGTGCTATAGCTCACCATCCTAAACTAATAATAATGGATGAGCCTACTGTGGGCATAGATCCTCAATCTAGAAATCACATATTAGAATCAATAAAAAAACTGAATAAAAATGGCTCTACAATTATATATACCTCTCACTATATGGAAGAAGTAGAAGAGCTTTGCACCAATATAGCTATAATGGACAAAGGAAAGATAATTGCTCAGGGAAGCGGTGATGAATTAAAGGAATTAATAGCTGTTGACCATAGGGTGTCATTTGATCTTTCTTCTGTAAACTTTACCCTAGTAGATAATATTAAAAATATAACTGGGGTTATTGATTGCATAATAGAAGGGAACAAAATAATTGTAGTGTCTAAAGCAGATAGTAAAAATCTTAGTCGTATAATTGACTGTATCGTAAACACTGGAGTTGATATATTGAACATAAATATAGAAAGACCAAATCTAGAGGGAGTATTCCTAACCCTAACTGGTAGGTCACTAAGAGATTAGGAGGTGAGCATGTGA
The nucleotide sequence above comes from Proteiniborus ethanoligenes. Encoded proteins:
- a CDS encoding ABC transporter ATP-binding protein; the protein is MVVEIKNIVKRYKEDLAVDNVSLSIKEGEVFGLLGPNGAGKTTTINALMGLTKIDKGEILVFQKNINKFSNEIKKEIGIVPQDIAIYTDLTVYENIIFFAKLYGLRDSLLKERAEEVIEFTGLQDKKKAFARNLSGGMKRRLNIACAIAHHPKLIIMDEPTVGIDPQSRNHILESIKKLNKNGSTIIYTSHYMEEVEELCTNIAIMDKGKIIAQGSGDELKELIAVDHRVSFDLSSVNFTLVDNIKNITGVIDCIIEGNKIIVVSKADSKNLSRIIDCIVNTGVDILNINIERPNLEGVFLTLTGRSLRD